In Rattus rattus isolate New Zealand chromosome 3, Rrattus_CSIRO_v1, whole genome shotgun sequence, one genomic interval encodes:
- the Lmbrd2 gene encoding G-protein coupled receptor-associated protein LMBRD2, protein MSGAALGLEIVFVFFLALFLLHRYGDFKKQHRLVIIGTLLAWYLCFLIVFILPLDVSTTIYNRCRHAAANSSPPENSNVTGVYASVTPAPRQHPCFKPWSYIPDGIMPIFWRVVYWTSQFLTWILLPFMQSYARSGGFSITGKIKTALIENAIYYGTYLLIFGAFLIYVAVNPRLHLEWNQLQTIGIAAANTWGLFLLVLLLGYGLVEIPRSYWNGAKRGYLLMKTYFKAAKLMTEKADAEENLEDVMEEVRKVNESIKYNHPLRKCVDTILKKCPTDYQEKMGRNMDDYEDFDEKRNTYPSEKSLVKLHKQVIYSVQRHRRTQVQWQILLEQAFYLEDVAKNESSATHQFVHTFQSPEPENRFIQYFYNPTVEWYWECLLRPWFHRILAVVLSIFSVIVVWSECTFFSTTPVLSLFAVFIQLAEKTYNYIYIEIACFLSIFFLSICVYSTVFRIRVFNYYYLASHHQTDAYSLLFSGMLFCRLTPPLCLNFLGLTHMDASISHQNTQPTAYTSIMGSMKVLSFIADGFYIYYPMLVVILCIATYFSLGTRCLNLLGFQQFMGDNDMTSDLVDEGKELIRREKRKRQRQEEGENRRREWKERYGHNREDSTRNRNVHSDPKESNFSDTTTNWSSKYTRANNRTERDRIELLQDAEPLDFNAETFTDDSLEPESGRYQPGGRYLSMSSSIIFEDI, encoded by the exons ATGAGCGGTGCGGCTTTAGGACTGGagattgtttttgtcttttttctggcATTGTTCCTCCTTCATCGATATGGGGACTTTAAGAAGCAGCATAGACTTGTAATCATCGGAACACTGCTTGCTTGGTATCTCTGCTTTCTTATTGTCTTCATACTGCCGCTGGATGTTAGTACG ACAATATATAACCGATGCAGGCATGCTGCTGCAAATTCCAGCCCTCCTGAAAATAGCAATGTTACGGGAGTGTATgcatctgtcactccagctccaag ACAGCATCCATGTTTCAAGCCATGGAGTTACATTCCAGATGGAATCATGCCAATTTTCTGGAGGGTAGTTTATTGGACATCACAGTTTTTAACGTG GATTCTGTTACCTTTCATGCAATCATATGCAAGATCTGGAGGTTTTTCCATCACCGGAAAGATAAAAACAGCCCTGATTGAGAATGCAATCTACTATGGCACTTACTTACTGATATTTGGAGCATTTCTAATTTATGTAGCTGTAAACCCACGTTTGCATTTAGAATG gaACCAACTTCAGACTATTGGAATAGCTGCTGCCAACACATGGGGTCTGTTTCTCCTCGTGTTATTATTGGGGTATGGCTTGGTAGAAATTCCTAGGTCATACTGGAATGGAGCCAAAAGGGGTTATCTTCTTATGAAGACTTATTTTAAGGCAGCCAAACTGATGACAGAGAAAGCAGACGCAGAAGAAAATTTGGAGGATGTCATGGAG GAGGTTCGTAAAGTAAATGAGAGCATCAAGTATAACCACCCATTGAGGAAATGTGTTGATACAATACTTAAAAAG tGCCCTACAGATTATCAGGAAAAGATGGGTAGGAATATGGATGATTATGAAGATTTTGATGAAAAGCGTAATACCTACCCAAGTGAAAAAAGTTTGGTAAAATTGCACAAACAG GTGATTTACTCAGTTCAAAGGCACCGTCGGACTCAAGTGCAGTGGCAGATTCTTTTGGAACAGGCATTCTATCTAGAAGATGTAGCAAAAAATGAAAGTAGCGCAACTCACCAATTCGTTCACACTTTTCAGTCACCTGAGCCAGAAAATCGATTTATCCAATATTTTTATAATCCTACAGTTG AATGGTACTGGGAATGCCTTTTGCGTCCATGGTTTCACAGGATACTTGCTGTGGTTTTGTCTATCTTCTCTGTGATTGTTGTGTGGTCAGAGTGTACCTTCTTTAGCACAACTCCTGTCTTATCCCTTTTTGCGGTATTTATACAGCTGGCAGAAAAAACatacaattatatttatattgag attgcttgcttcctttccattttcttcttaagTATCTGTGTTTATTCTACTGTGTTCAGGATTCGCGTATTTAACTACTACTACTTAGCTTCACATCATCAGACCGATGCTTACAGTCTTCTTTTTAGCGGCAT GTTATTTTGCCGTCTGACTCCTCCTTTGTGTCTTAACTTCTTGGGATTGACCCATATGGATGCATCCATCTCTCACCAGAATACCCAGCCAACTGCATATACATCT ATCATGGGTTCCATGAAAGTTTTATCCTTTATTGCAGATGGATTCTATATATATTATCCTATGTTGGTAGTAATTCTCTGCATTGCTACCTATTTTAG TTTGGGCACCCGCTGTTTGAATCTGCTTGGTTTCCAGCAGTTCATGGGAGATAATGATATGACATCAGATCTAgttgatgaaggaaaagaattaatCAGACGAG agaaaagaaaaaggcaaaggcaagaggaagGTGAAAATCGAAGAAGA GAGTGGAAAGAACGATATGGACACAACAGAGAGGATTCCACTCGGAACAGAAATGTTCACTCTGACCCCAAAGAGTCCAATTTCTCAGACACTACTACCAATTGGT